From Streptomyces griseorubiginosus, one genomic window encodes:
- a CDS encoding ABC transporter substrate-binding protein, protein MTASSTRRTTAARTRTAAVGAIAVAGALILTGCGDQTDKSGDSSESSTSSAPLAAKLPADVRKAGVIKVGSDIAYPPVEYMEGGKAVGIDPDIAEALGKQLGVKFEFQNGKFAQLIVGLQAKRFNVIMSAMNDTKDRQNGIDSDTGKKVGNGIDFVDYFTAGTSILVQKGNPKGIKSLDDLCGQVVALQVGTTSEGIAKNQSKKCTTDGKKAIKLQTFDTDPEALLRLKQGASVADLNDFPVAAYNAKTSGGGKDFEVVGEQIEAGPYGIGVSKESTQLRDALQAALNAIIENGEYKKILEKWNVTDGAVTEAKVNGGS, encoded by the coding sequence ATGACCGCAAGCTCCACCCGTCGTACGACCGCCGCGCGCACCAGGACAGCCGCGGTAGGTGCGATCGCGGTCGCAGGCGCCCTGATTCTCACCGGCTGCGGCGACCAGACGGACAAGAGCGGCGACAGCTCGGAGTCGTCCACGTCGTCCGCGCCCCTCGCCGCCAAGCTTCCCGCGGACGTACGCAAGGCCGGCGTCATCAAGGTGGGCTCCGACATCGCCTACCCGCCGGTCGAGTACATGGAGGGCGGCAAGGCCGTCGGTATCGACCCGGACATCGCCGAGGCCCTCGGCAAGCAGCTCGGTGTGAAGTTCGAGTTCCAGAACGGCAAGTTCGCGCAGCTCATCGTGGGCCTCCAGGCCAAGCGGTTCAACGTGATCATGTCCGCGATGAACGACACGAAGGACCGCCAGAACGGCATCGACTCGGACACCGGCAAGAAGGTCGGCAACGGCATCGACTTCGTCGACTACTTCACCGCCGGCACCTCGATCCTGGTCCAGAAGGGCAACCCCAAGGGGATCAAGTCCCTGGACGACCTGTGCGGCCAGGTGGTCGCCCTCCAGGTGGGCACCACGTCCGAGGGCATCGCCAAGAACCAGAGCAAGAAGTGCACGACGGACGGCAAGAAGGCCATCAAGCTCCAGACCTTCGACACCGACCCCGAGGCACTGCTCCGCCTCAAGCAGGGGGCGTCCGTCGCCGACCTCAACGACTTCCCGGTCGCCGCGTACAACGCGAAGACCTCGGGCGGCGGCAAGGACTTCGAGGTCGTCGGCGAGCAGATCGAGGCGGGGCCGTACGGCATCGGTGTCAGCAAGGAGAGCACCCAGCTGCGGGACGCCCTCCAGGCGGCTCTGAACGCCATCATCGAGAACGGCGAGTACAAGAAGATCCTGGAGAAGTGGAACGTCACGGACGGTGCGGTGACCGAGGCCAAGGTCAACGGCGGCTCCTGA
- a CDS encoding amino acid ABC transporter permease: MTDIVDKAPTPSVPPEQIKAIPVRHYGRWVAGAVVIAVLVLIGIAFSNADINYGIIPDYITDGTILSGAWHTLYISVLAMLLGLVLGVILAVMRMSSNPVTSTVAWFYVWFFRGTPVLVQLLIWYNIALVFPVLNLGFYKDEMNQVMTPFLAALLGLGLNEAAYMSEIVRAGIQSVDEGQTEASHALGMTQGKTLRRVILPQAMRVIVPPTGNEYINMLKTSSLAYVVQFNELIKRAQDISSTSLAVVEMYFVASIWYLMLTSVFSIGQYYLERRYARGSSRSLPPTPLQRLRKNLRHFGSFRRPEVAR, encoded by the coding sequence GTGACTGACATCGTCGACAAGGCACCGACGCCGTCGGTGCCGCCGGAGCAGATCAAGGCGATCCCGGTACGCCACTACGGCCGCTGGGTCGCGGGCGCCGTGGTCATCGCGGTCCTCGTGCTGATCGGCATCGCGTTCTCCAACGCGGACATCAACTACGGCATCATCCCGGACTACATCACGGACGGGACGATCCTGTCCGGCGCCTGGCACACGCTGTACATCTCCGTGCTCGCCATGCTGCTCGGACTGGTCCTCGGTGTGATCCTCGCGGTCATGCGGATGTCGTCGAACCCGGTCACCAGCACGGTGGCCTGGTTCTACGTGTGGTTCTTCCGCGGCACTCCCGTGCTGGTCCAGCTGCTCATCTGGTACAACATCGCCCTCGTGTTCCCCGTCCTCAACCTGGGGTTCTACAAGGACGAGATGAACCAGGTGATGACGCCGTTCCTGGCGGCCCTGCTCGGACTCGGCCTGAACGAGGCCGCCTACATGTCGGAGATCGTCCGGGCCGGCATCCAGTCGGTCGACGAGGGCCAGACGGAGGCCTCGCACGCGCTGGGCATGACCCAGGGCAAGACCCTGCGGCGGGTGATCCTCCCGCAGGCGATGCGGGTGATCGTGCCGCCGACGGGCAACGAGTACATCAACATGCTCAAGACGTCGTCCCTGGCGTACGTGGTGCAGTTCAACGAACTCATCAAGCGGGCCCAGGACATCTCCAGCACCTCGCTCGCGGTGGTCGAGATGTACTTCGTGGCCTCGATCTGGTACCTGATGCTGACCAGCGTCTTCAGCATCGGCCAGTACTACCTGGAGCGCCGCTACGCCCGCGGATCCTCACGCAGCCTGCCGCCGA